The Candida dubliniensis CD36 chromosome 2, complete sequence genome contains a region encoding:
- a CDS encoding pol protein (fragment) (transposable element): MLIYLDDLIIYSKNLKEHLEHLKLVFDTLRKANLRAKLKKCKFMCKTITFLGHQISKEGIKPTADKLDIIKNYPFPSSPKEAQSFLGFCGFYRKFVKNYSRLARPLNLFALKKLRRCEEVENAFQELKTRLINAPILVNPEKGASYLITSDASDFAMGGSN, translated from the coding sequence ATGTTAATTTATTTGGATGATTTaatcatttattcaaaaaatctTAAGGAACACTTGGAACATTTGAAGTTGGTATTTGATACACTTAGAAAAGCTAACCTTCGGgccaaattgaaaaaatgtAAATTCATGTGCAAAACTATCACATTTTTGGGTCACCAAATAAGCAAGGAAGGCATCAAACCGACAGCTGATAAGTTAGacattatcaaaaattatCCATTCCCAAGTTCTCCAAAGGAAGCCCAATCCTTCTTAGGTTTCTGTGGGTTTTATCGAAAATTTGTCAAAAACTATAGTCGTTTAGCTAGACCACTTAATTTGTTTGCTTTGAAAAAGTTGAGACGATgtgaagaagttgaaaatGCGTtccaagaattgaaaactaGGCTAATTAACGCTCCAATTCTTGTCAACCCCGAAAAGGGAGCATCTTATCTTATTACCTCAGATGCTTCTGACTTTGCTATGGGGGGCAGTAATTGA
- a CDS encoding putative polyprotein (transposable element), with the protein MLSRDFTKSLQLSSISISLHHNILGEEFFDRVKAAYTDDKRIALLYSTLINLNRSPATTNIHKSIKFAIKQYTVKDGLLFYKGINKLGNSILRLVIPTAELQLEIVRLHHDSSTATHYGPLKVLADLSELYYLPNMYNQIKTLH; encoded by the coding sequence ATGTTATCGCGTGATTTCACGAAATCATTACAATTGTCGTCTATTTCAATTCTGTTACACCACAATATTCTTGGAGAAGAATTTTTCGACAGAGTCAAAGCAGCATATACAGATGATAAAAGAATTGCACTATTATATTCAACGTTAATCAATCTAAATCGATCACCAGCAACCACCAATATTCACAAATCAATCAAGTTTGCCATCAAACAATATACTGTGAAGGATGGATTGTTATTCTACAAAGGAATCAATAAGCTAGGAAACTCAATACTTCGTTTGGTAATTCCAACTGCAGAACTTCAACTAGAAATCGTTCGTTTGCATCATGATTCATCAACAGCAACTCACTATGGTCCATTGAAAGTGTTAGCAGATTTATCggaattatattatttgcCAAACATGTAcaaccaaatcaaaacttTACACTAA
- a CDS encoding NADH-ubiquinone oxidoreductase subunit, mitochondrial precursor, putative (Similar to Mus musculus Ndufs6) gives MLRITRLSTKHHLVFLRFNSSLTGVARPDAGQLNKKDLQTNSFANQSPNRNITWSPSQEERIEIINKYPYRFVQKDLQEQPRPYAAIDLIAQEPIKYLNHEQGNIAVCDGNRGSTLQGHPKVFINLDQPKPATCGYCGLRYAKEEFKEIIEANEA, from the coding sequence ATGTTGAGAATAACCAGATTATCAACTAAACATCATCTTGTATTTTTACgtttcaattcatcattaacaGGAGTAGCAAGACCAGATGCTGGTCAATTAAATAAGAAAGATTTACAAACTAATAGTTTTGCTAATCAATCACCTAATAGAAATATCACTTGGTCACCATctcaagaagaaagaatagaaatcattaataaatatccTTATAGATTTGTTCAAAAAGATTTACAAGAACAACCAAGACCTTATGCTGCAATAGATTTAATTGCTCAAGaaccaataaaatatttaaatcatgAACAAGGAAATATTGCTGTTTGTGATGGTAATAGAGGTAGTACTTTACAAGGACATCCTAAagttttcattaatttggATCAACCAAAACCTGCTACTTGTGGATATTGTGGTTTAAGATATGccaaagaagaatttaaagaaataattgaagCTAATGAAGCTTAA
- a CDS encoding NADH-quinone oxidoreductase, putative (spliced gene;~Similar to S. cerevisiae PST2) codes for MSKPRVAIIIYSLYHHVYTLAESIKIGIETTGIKPDLFQVPETLTPEILKLVKAPSKPNIPIAEPKILNNYDAFLFGIPTRFGNMPAQWKGFWDSTGGQWARGDLRGKYAGVFVSTGTPGGGQETTVINTLSTLAHHGIVYVPFGYGSPRLTDLNEVHGGSPWGAGTFAGADGSRQVTELEKSIAQQQGEDFIKTITQFKQ; via the exons ATGTCTAAACCAAGAGTtgcaattattatttattctttatatCATCATGTTTATACATTAGctgaatcaattaaaattggtATTGAAACTACTGGTATTAAACCAGATTTATTTCAAGTTCCAGAAACTTTAACTCcagaaattttgaaattagtTAAAGCTCCttcaaaaccaaatattCCAATTGCTGAaccaaaaattttaaataattatgatgcatttttatttggtaTTCCAACTAGATTTGGTAATATGCCAGCTCAATGGAAAGGATTTTGGGATAGTACTGGTGGACAAT GGGCTCGTGGTGATTTAAGAGGTAAATATGCTGGAGTTTTCGTTTCTACTGGTACTCCAGGTGGTGGTCAAGAAACTACTGTTATTAATACATTAAGTACTTTAGCTCATCATGGTATTGTTTATGTTCCATTTGGATATGGATCTCCTCGTTTAACTGATTTAAATGAAGTTCATGGTGGTTCTCCATGGGGGGCTGGTACTTTTGCTGGAGCTGATGGTTCTAGACAAGTCActgaattggaaaaatcaattgctcaacaacaaggtgaagattttattaaaactATTACTcaattcaaacaataa
- a CDS encoding transposable element protein, putative (transposable element), whose product MAYNNNKNRNNNHKAGKNPNFRNKSHSKNFKPKFNPRFKQFKKETAVEIQVKLNRQNPDTAIQRAMVMDGSDKSIIVAVKRQMMNRLIQTKNDMAASKFKTSMIFAIARPHLAGMAAEWLQEFENDQIEKENPINGERRSNSTTLTIQEFIHQFDTRFLPKNNDMVIQANLSKLTHTGTYDQFRNAFFKLYDRMIEKKDPAIDSNALDLFKSKVRPIFLSELAAIHSISELRYFRPSDGSLAGDEALQKAINSTNSSGHQSQPKKVNNSNNQQWDDKKVCLRHGPCNHTTNECSAIANFIDADKKKSSKQFNKSESKN is encoded by the coding sequence ATGGcttacaacaacaacaaaaatcgtaacaacaaccacaaagCGGGAAAAAACCCAAACTTTAGAAACAAATCCCATtccaaaaattttaaaccaaaatttAACCCAAGattcaaacaatttaaaaaagaaactgcAGTTGAGATCCAAGTAAAGTTGAATCGTCAAAATCCTGACACTGCGATCCAACGCGCAATGGTTATGGATGGTTCCGACAAATCCATTATTGTTGCTGTCAAACGTCAAATGATGAATCGTTTAATCCAAACCAAGAATGACATGGCGGCTTCAAAGTTCAAAACCCTGATGATTTTTGCGATTGCAAGACCACACCTTGCTGGTATGGCAGCTGAATGGcttcaagaatttgaaaacgaccaaattgaaaaggAAAACCCTATTAACGGAGAACGCCGTTCAAATAGTACTACTTTAACAATTCAGGAATTTATCCATCAATTTGATACTCGTTTCTTGCCAAAGAACAACGACATGGTTATTCAAGCCAACTTAAGCAAATTAACTCATACTGGTACTTACGACCAGTTTAGAAATGCCTTCTTTAAATTGTACGATCGTATGATTGAAAAGAAGGATCCCGCAATTGATAGTAACGCCTTAGACTTGTTTAAATCCAAGGTTAGACCAATATTCCTTTCAGAACTCGCAGCCATCCACTCAATTTCGGAATTACGGTATTTCCGTCCATCAGATGGTCTGTTAGCTGGTGACGAGGCGTTACAAAAAGCAATCAACTCTACCAACTCATCAGGTCATCAATCCCAACCTAAGAAAGTCAACAACtcaaacaatcaacaatGGGATGATAAGAAAGTGTGCCTCCGTCATGGTCCCTGTAACCACACCACCAATGAGTGTTCTGCAATTGCTAACTTCATTGACGCggataaaaagaaatccaGTAAGCAGTTCAATAAGTCGGAGTCAAAAAACTAG
- a CDS encoding RNA polymerase-associated protein, putative (Similar to S. cerevisiae PAF1), protein MSSNKPSSKPIRQDYIAKVRYTNNLPPPPLNPKFIEYNTTDPISTQQEGEYLISSLFRKENFQNLMERIDDQLGLDLNLINNRGFLSEDKMNESIGKLKYHQLHSNDRELLRDAGIGKISKNEPEVSFLRRTEYISDRPLSKNNNNNNTNNNNNNLNFITNEEIKVKEKLTKNEHFDANSQLKIIEQSFTIINESLNDLKKIKHPKKKHLQAINTWPLLPDTSMLDNIYLNLRFMGSASINREINNIKHQQSNLQSNLQSNLQSNLQSSQNNEKFDEKLFNRALESSLFKPIKSESGEWISMYSLINTKNNNINNINSINELYEKLHSTKKEQPINLLDENEENSEIYKFKYIKNYDMIYQPFQHENEELVIKYVSEETKSNSSSLSFSGGSDDKLLRKRKMAYYYPINGKIELKKHRSSTNSEINKFIKERTYDGINFILREPSTNELKKSDTIRSEYDPMEYEGEDEDEEQEEEEQEQEEAQEQEQEE, encoded by the coding sequence atGTCTTCAAATAAACCATCACTGAAACCTATAAGGCAAGATTATATTGCCAAAGTGCGTTATACCAATAATCTtcctccaccaccattaaATCCTAAATTCATTGAATATAATACTACTGATCCAATTTCAACTCAACAAGAAGGAGaatatttaatatcatcattatttcgtaaagaaaatttccaaaatttaATGGAAAGAATTGATGATCAATTAGGATtagatttaaatttaattaataatcgAGGATTTTTATCAGAAGataaaatgaatgaaaGTATTGgtaaattaaaatatcatcaattacATTCTAATGATCGAGAATTATTAAGAGATGCCGGAATTGGGAAAATTCTGAAAAATGAACCAGaagtttcatttttaagAAGAACTGAATATATATCTGATCGACCATTatctaaaaataataataataataatactaataataataataataatttaaatttcattactaatgaagaaattaaagtgaaagaaaaattaacTAAAAATGAACATTTTGATGCTAATtctcaattaaaaattattgaacaaaGTTTTACtataattaatgaatcattaaatgatttaaaaaaaattaaacatcctaaaaaaaaacatttaCAAGCAATAAATACTTGGCCTTTATTACCTGATACATCAATGTTagataatatatatttaaatttaagATTTATGGGAAGTGCATCAATAAATCgtgaaataaataatattaaacaccaacaatcaaatttacaatcaaatttacaatcaaatttacaatcaaatttacaatcatcacaaaataatgaaaaatttgatgaaaaattatttaatcgAGCATTAGAATCATCACTTTTTAAACCAATTAAACTGGAAAGTGGTGAATGGATTTCCATGTATCTGTTAattaatacaaaaaataataatattaataatattaatagtattaatgaattatatgaaaaattacattctacaaaaaaagaacaaccaataaatttattagatgaaaatgaagaaaattcagaaatttataaatttaaatatattaaaaattatgaTATGATTTATCAACCATTTCAAcatgaaaatgaagaattagTTATAAAATATGTATCAGAAGAAACCAAGagtaattcttcttctttatctttttctGGTGGTAgtgatgataaattattgaggaaaaggaaaatggcttattattatccaaTTAATggtaaaattgaattgaaaaaacatcgttcatcaacaaattccgaaattaataaatttataaaagaaagaacTTATGATGGTataaattttatattaAGAGAACCTTCAactaatgaattgaaaaaactgGATACTATAAGATCTGAATATGATCCTATGGAATATGAAggtgaagatgaagatgaagagcaagaggaagaagaacaagaacaggAAGAGGCACAAGAACAGgaacaagaagaataa
- a CDS encoding polyprotein (transposable element), whose amino-acid sequence MLQKPTHAYYHDIKLKDENAVAYRKAYKIPLRYSDELQRQLKQYLDAGFIEPTVSPFGAPIVMVPKANGEVRLCNDFRGLNKLTIADHFHLPNMEELLMEVKNSTYYSSIDLCQGYHQVLINEADKEKNCVPYPPLVVSIGWLCRLGSSMPRHHSKE is encoded by the coding sequence ATGCTTCAAAAACCAACACACGCTTATTACCATGACATCAAACTTAAAGATGAGAATGCTGTGGCCTACCGGAAGGCATACAAGATACCACTTCGTTATTCGGATGAATTGCAACGACAACTTAAACAATATCTTGATGCTGGTTTTATTGAGCCAACAGTAAGTCCGTTTGGTGCTCCAATTGTCATGGTACCCAAAGCAAATGGGGAGGTACGGTTATGTAATGACTTTCGTGGTTTAAACAAGCTAACTATTGCTGATCATTTCCACCTCCCCAATATGGAGGAGTTGCTAATGGAGGTGAAGAACTCCACGTACTACTCCAGCATAGACCTTTGTCAAGGGTATCATCAAGTTCTCATTAATGAAGCAGATAAGGAAAAAAACTGCGTTCCATACCCCCCTTTGGTAGTTTCCATTGGGTGGTTATGCCGTTTGGGCTCATCAATGCCCCGGCATCATTCCAAAGAATGA
- a CDS encoding hypothetical integral membrane protein, conserved, which produces MTKTSSSISISLSRSISLSLSFIKHLIQSIFKGIWYSRNHLIYSYILIPIGIIIIMIILYGFNILLKDIFKIKFPCSVLGMLINLIFLCLLSFLTNLKNDDNDNNDNGDTNLNLNLFIKRIRIGSNWLLTNYLRLIKPSMNFTLKWINIFFIPSFVILPLSDPITFIECLKIAGVFIIGLILLILIDVNLIKILKLILKKFGQMEDKLHSDKEEEEKEEEEEIEMQDMLLTNSNSNSKSKSNSKSKSNGVTSMRDDITTIDLDSLRPIKSKEVIPSLSQPHPVNENPFEDTFDLIEPEPIYHKPYHVDMFPRTSPPPPPPPPVPPQGTSTTTPVKELFEQQVTKDVEVEVEAKEEEEEDSQLEFSQITIFIINYIDWILYSLLFIISLPFYYISSIHIYLPYHLSITIISYYIALLIPQKYPITKKFAHPIIVSTGLILFICFIGSLIYHHHNYGHNLPKGFLDDLRFYKTGKNYLNLFNGITLNNNSKSSSSSSSINPSNNNNPTSTPQWPGCGDFLSSLMDVSIVALSLPMFTHRKDFIKNVSILMPTIFISIIMTFFIYPIICHIIGIQSERSIGFIGRSVTLALGTPLISSLGGSISLMAVCTILSGILGVLINEPLFKLLKVDKQDYVTRGITLGINCGAIATAHLLNVDPRAASMSSLSFSVFGTIMVIMASIGAIRELIRSWVGL; this is translated from the coding sequence ATGACAAaaacttcatcatcaatatcaatatcactATCAagatcaatatcattatcattatcatttattaaacaTTTAATACAACTGATATTTAAAGGAATATGGTATTCACgaaatcatttaatttatagTTATATTCTTATACCAattggtattattattattatgattattttatatggatttaatattttattaaaagatatttttaaaattaaatttccTTGTTCAGTTTTAGGAATGTTAATTaatcttatttttttatgtttatTAAGTTTTTTAaccaatttaaaaaatgatgataatgataataatgataatggtgatacaaatttaaatttaaatttatttattaaacgAATAAGAATAGGATCAAATTGGTTattaacaaattatttaagATTAATTAAACCATCAATGAATTTTACTTTGAAATGgattaatatatttttcattccTTCATTTGTTATATTACCATTATCTGATCCAATTACATTTATTGAATGTTTAAAAATTGCTGGAGTATTTATAATTggattaatattattaattttaattgatgttaatttgataaaaatattaaaattgattcttaaaaaatttggtcAAATGGAAGATAAATTACATTCtgataaagaagaagaagaaaaagaagaagaagaagaaattgaaatgcAAGATATGTTGTTGACCAATTCTAATTCCAATTCTAAATCTAAATCTAATTCTAAATCTAAATCTAATGGTGTTACTAGTATGAGAGATGATATTACAACTATAGATCTTGATAGTTTACGTCCAATCAAAAGTAAAGAAGTTATACCTTCTCTTTCACAACCTCATCCAGTGAATGAAAATCCATTTGAAGAtacttttgatttaattgaaccAGAACCTATTTATCATAAACCATATCATGTTGATATGTTCCCTAGAActtctcctcctcctcctccacCCCCACCTGTTCCTCCTCAAGGCACATCTACCACCACACCAGTAAAGGAATTGTTTGAACAACAAGTAACGAAAGACGTGGAAGTGGAAGTGGAAGcgaaagaagaagaagaagaagattctCAACTTGAATTTTCACAAAttacaatttttattatcaattatattgattggatattatattcattattatttattatatctttaccattttattatatatcaTCTattcatatatatttaCCATATCATTTAAGTATCACAATTATTTCTTATTATATTGCATTATTAATCCCACAAAAATACCCCATCACAAAGAAATTTGCTCATCCAATAATTGTTTCCACAggattgattttatttatttgttttattggtTCTTTAatatatcatcatcataattatGGTCATAATTTACCAAAAGGATTTTTAGATGATTTAAGATTTTATAAAACTGgtaaaaattatttaaatttatttaatggaatcacattaaataataattctaaatcttcttcttcatcatcatcaataaaccccagtaataataataatccaacATCAACTCCACAATGGCCTGGATGTGGTGattttttatcatcattaatggATGTATCAATTGTAGCATTATCATTACCAATGTTTACTCATAGGAaagattttattaaaaatgtaTCGATTTTAATGCCAACTAtatttattagtattatcatgacatttttcatttatccAATAATTTGTCATATTATAGGAATTCAATCAGAAAGATCAATTGGATTTATTGGAAGATCAGTGACTTTAGCATTAGGAACACctttaatttcatctttAGGTGGttcaatatctttaatGGCTGTTTGTACAATTTTATCAGGAATTTTAGGagttttaattaatgaaccattatttaaattattaaaagttGATAAACAAGATTATGTGACTAGAGGAATAACTTTAGGAATTAATTGTGGAGCTATTGCTACTGctcatttattaaatgttGATCCTAGAGCTGCTTCAATGTCTAGTTTAAGTTTTTCAGTGTTTGGTACTATAATGGTTATAATGGCAAGTATTGGTGCCATTAGAGAATTAATAAGATCTTGGGTAGGATTATAA